The following are encoded in a window of Trichomycterus rosablanca isolate fTriRos1 chromosome 13, fTriRos1.hap1, whole genome shotgun sequence genomic DNA:
- the reep1 gene encoding receptor expression-enhancing protein 1, which yields MVSWIISRLVVLIFGTLYPAYSSYKAVKSKDVREYVKWMMYWIIFALFTTAEVITDIFLCWLPFYYELKIAFMVWLLSPYTKGSSVLYRKFVHPTLSSKEKEIDEYLCQAKDKSYDTLVHFGRKSLNVAATAAVMAATKGQGVLSDRLRSFSMHDLTSIQSEGQGPSASVTTQPASAQQRSRAMMRSKSDAAYTKASS from the exons GCTCATCTTTGGGACCCTTTACCCTGCCTACTCATCATATAAAGCTGTCAAATCAAAAGATGTGAGAGAATAT GTGAAATGGATGATGTACTGGATaatttttgcactgtttacaaCAGCTGAAGTGATTACAGACATATTTTTGTGCTG GCTTCCGTTCTACTATGAGTTGAAAATCGCCTTTATGGTGTGGCTACTTTCACCCTACACAAAGGGATCCAGTGTGCTGTATAGGAAGTTTGTCCACCCTACATTGTCCTCGAAAGAGAAG GAAATTGATGAATACCTGTGCCAAGCAAAGGACAAAAGTTATGACACACTGGTACATTTTGGAAGGAAAAGTCTAAATGTGGCTGCCACAGCTGCAGTAATGGCTGCTACTAAG GGTCAGGGTGTGCTATCAGATCGACTTCGGAGTTTCAGCATGCATGATTTGACCTCCATCCAATCAGAAGGTCAGGGACCTTCTGCTTCAGTCACCACCCAGCCTGCATCAGCTCAGCAAAGATCACGCGCCATGATGCGCAGCAAATCAGATGCTGCATACACCAAGG CCTCCTCTTAG